The sequence below is a genomic window from Macrotis lagotis isolate mMagLag1 chromosome 7, bilby.v1.9.chrom.fasta, whole genome shotgun sequence.
GGCCTAGATCTGGTAGGGATTATTAATCGTTTTTGTGCTGTGAACCCTATTAGTAGGTTGCTAAAACCTTTGGAGTCCTTTTAAGAATAATGATTGTAAATGCATAAAGTAGAATAGATATAGGATCAAGCCAAATAAGATACagatattaaaataatagaaacagAAATTTATAGTGCTGAGGTTTAGTGGGCTAGGGACAAGGTCAGAGGCAATCCCTCTAACAAAGAGCAGACTGCAGAGGAACTTTTGTATAAGATTCTGGATCCTAGATTCAACTTGAAGATTAGTAAAGGGAATACGTAAGATCTCTGAGGAGACCTTAAGAAACCCCTGATTTATACAGACTCCCATTTGGGAATGGCTTTGGTCAGTGTTTTCTACACTGTTTTCTACAGTGTTTTCTATCAAAACCTATTTACTTCTGTGTTCTTTTTTCCATGCTGCTTTCCTCCCAGCCCAGGGAGCTGTCTCTCCATAGCCGCTTCcacattttatttgtgtgtatgcatacatatccAACCTGACTGTCTTCCCTTTTGCTTCCGTGGTTACTGCCACCTCCATCTGCCTGATTTGTAAGAAAATggttaaggaaaatgagaaaacttggCCTCCTTCATGAGTTCTTTGGCTTTTCAGCTTCAAGCGAATTCTGGTTCTCGTCTCCCATTCCCAAGACTTTCTGAATGGTGTTTGTACTAATATCATCCACATGCATAATCGGAAGCTCAAGTATTACACAGTGAGTAGGCTCCTGCAGCCCCATTAGGGTGACATCTCTGGGTTCAAGCATATTTTAGTGCTTTTAATCAACTTTTACATTACCttcattttctaatatatatctctttttcctccttcctaatGAACTATCCTTATAACAAATGAAGTTCTCTATCCAAGACATAATTTGTAAACCTCTCTAAACGTTAGTTTAGTGTTAGTCCTTCCTTACCAGAAATTACAGAATTAGGGGCTCTGCATCCTTACTTCCCCCACCAAAACCTTGGCAGCCCCCTTTTAAAAGCTGTTTGCTGATGCTTTGCTGTGCCCTAGTCTTGATGAGAGGAAGAACTGTTTCTCTTTGGGTAACAGCTGGATTCTTCACTGCCCACACATAGCAGTTGCCCCGTTCTGTATATGTTTGTTCAGCAATTGCTCCCCAAGTCTTGGCAAAGATTGgagtgttttgctttttccttctctaatttacagatgagacaattaAGGCAAACAAATTTAAGggacttggctagggtcacacagctaagtaaatatgtcttctgactccaggtccagcatatTTGCCCCTGCTCCACTGTCCCTTCTTTACTTATCATCTTGCGCAGGTAGAGACAGAGTAGTACTTTCCCTAACCCCTGACCTGCATTCATCTCGTGTGTAGGGTAATTATGACCAGTATGTGAAGACTCGACTGGAActggaagaaaatcaaatgaagcgTTTCCACTGGGAACAGGATCAAATTGCTCACATGAAGGTATAAAGACTGGGGAGTCATGCCTGGAGGAAAACAGTGAGAAAACTGCCCATAGAAGCTTGAAtgcagggaaaggagaagaatctGTGTACCCTTAACCTGATTACCCTGGTCTTTTTTAGAACTACATTGCTCGATTTGGTCATGGCAGTGCCAAGCTGGCCCGGCAGGCCCAGAGCAAGGAGAAGACACTGCAGAAGATGATGGCATCGGGGCTGACAGAGAGGGTTGTTAGTGATAAGGTAGAGGCCAAGTAGACCAAGGATTTTTGATCCATGTGTTTCTGGTGGGAAGCAGCTGGAAAAGGGGCTTAGACCCTGGTAAACATTCTTTGCTTCTACTTTGCAGACACTTTCGTTTTATTTCCCGCCATGTGGGAAGATTCCTCCACCTGTTATCATGGTGCAGAATGTGAGCTTCAAGTACACAGATGATGGGGTAAGTTCAGACCAGAGTGGATTGAAGGGACCAcataatgaggaggaggaggaggagggggatggTATCAAGACCAAGCGATGAATCCTTTCATGGTGTCACCATTCATGTCACCTTAAAGAGTAGGGGAATGCAAGATGTGGCAGTTGGGGAGAGGCTGGGTAAGGTATGTTGGTGTCTGTCTTCTTCCCACTCTTGGGGGGTTGAGGTTAAAGAGGAGACCTCCACAGTGTCCAGGCACTGAGGTGCCCATGTTTCCTCCATCCAAACAACAGCCCTGCATCTATAACAACCTGGAGTTTGGAATTGACCTGGATACCCGTGTGGCTCTAGTGGGGCCCAATGGAGCTGGAAAGTCCACCCTGCTGAAGCTGCTAACAGGAGAGGTAGGATCAGGGAGTTCAGACTGGAGGATGTCTGTCTGTTTGCTCAGTAGACCTTCCCATAAGTGCTCTGAGGACTGTTGTACCAGGGTAGTGCTCAGCAAGAATGTTCAGTGACCTGGGATCCTATTCTTCTTGCTTTAGCTATCTATCCCCATCCTTTGTTTCACCTAGGCTCTTTGCCTTCAAGAGCAGGATTTCTTTTTGTGGTCCATGCATAGATTTCAAGGGGTCAGTGACCttgaataagaaaaattatatctttatttcactGAAATTGGTTCCTTTTATAACCCTACATGTTTTATAGATTTGAAGTGTTATTCTGAGAAAAGGGGTCAATAGCTTTTGCTAAACTTCCAAAGAGATGTATGCTAGGTTAAGACTTCCTGAACTAGAGGCTGGAGGACTAACTTGAGTTTCTTAGGCAAGAGTAAGACTTGAGGGGAAGGAGGGCATGAAGTTGACTCAGGTTTGCCTCTCTTCCTGAATGTTTATAGAAGGCAGCTGATTTTTACTTTAAAAGCAGCAGCCATGAAGCGATCATCTCTGTGGTCAGACTAGAGAATCCTGGGTGTTAGGGGTGGAGAGGGGCAGGAGAGGGATGTTCTGCTGAGAAACTGTGTCATCTGTCTTGTCTCCCTTATTTGTACAAGTGTTTTCCTGCTCCATCTACCCCTATAGATGTACTGCTCTCTCCTTAGGTGGGGGTGGAGCTCGTGATCCTTCCTAGGTACATTGAGGTGAtcgggacacacacacacacacacacacacacacacacacagaaggtcATGACCTGCCCTCTGACTGAAGCTTCTGATTGAGGGGCTCTGGtgtggggggtgtgtgtgtgtgtgtgtgtgtgtgtgtgtgtgtgtgtgtgtttaagggGGAGTGGTGTCCTAGCTGTTCTGTGCCCCTTGTGAAGAAGTTATCTATGTCCTCTGTGCTTGATCTTTCAGCTGTTGCCCACAGATGGAATGATTAGAAAACACTCTCATGTCAAAATTGGCCGCTATCATCAGgtatgaggaggaggaggaggaggaggaggaggaggaggatatgAGCGTTTGGTTGATATGGCATCATCTTTAtgccagacacttaataaagatGATGtaatttaatcctcacagcaatcctgtgaTGTCAGGGCTGTTAGTATTCCCCATGTTACAGTTGGGAAAATGAGAGACAGATGTCCAGTATCATTTaagacctgcccagagtcacttACCCAGCTTgaaagtgtctgacactggatttgatctcaaatcgtcctgactccaagcccagtgttctatccattgtgccacctgtcTAAGTATGGTATAAGGGACCTCTCTGTCTTGCTATCCTTAACTTTAGTGTGCCTCCCCAAAAAAGGGATGTGTAGCTTACCATGTCTACTCTTTTGTCACCCTGTATCATAAAGCACAAGCAGACAGTAATGAGTTTGCTGTTTCTCAAACAGGAGGCCTCAGGGGTCCTAGGAGTTTATGTTATTAACACTGGCTTGTTGCTGTTCTCTCTATATGTAGCATTTACAAGAGCAACTGGACTTGGATCTGTCCCCCTTAGAATATATGCTGAAGTGCTATCCAGAGatcaaagagaaagaggagatgagGAAGATCATTGGTCGATATGGCCTAACTGGGAAACAGCAGGTGAGCAAGGTGGTCCTCAAGAAAGTGGAGAGAACCCTAAATTAGGTGGATTATGGGCATCACATCCAGAACCTTAAAGTTCTGCCCACTCCTCAGACACTTGGTGAGGTTCCTTTCAAACAAACAATACccaacactttataaatgttatctattaagTTGTCCTgctccattctctttcctttcccagttgTGAGAAGAGGACCAAGTAGTGGGGAAGAAACATCTTACTGAGATGTTTCATGTTGttttggtttggatttcttttaagaggtttgtttcatgtgatagatggggaagagatcaggagactttagaactgtgcctatcttctctccgccatcttggccggaagtctcttGTTGTTTTTAAGGGCTTGATTTTTCCTTCCTGATTTAGAGTTCTCTAATGGGATTATGGCAGAAAGGGCTGGGAACCTTCATTCTCTGCACTTCCTGTTTTGTGCCCTCAGGGTAGAGGCCtgatggaaaaagaagagaacagTAGGAGATTCAGATATTCATAGTAATCTCTCTTAACACAGAGCTATGatcatggaaagaaaagaagaatggagcCTTGAAGACAGAGACCAAGAGTCAAACTCCTAGATTCAGATCTGGGATTGAAAATTTTGTGCTAGGGGAAGCTTAAGTGGCTCAGagaacttgaatttaaatcccacttcagacacttaattacctagctttgtgaccttgggccagtcacttagctccattgccttgaaaaaaaactcaaaaaaattatgCTTCCCTGAGCCTATAActcctatatttttatttatttatttatttatttgcgtttttgcgaggcaaatggggtaaagtggcttgcccaaggccacacagctaggtaattattaagtgtctgagactgggtttgaacccaagtactcctgactccagggctggtgctttatccactgtgccacctagctacccctataacTCCTATATTAAAGATAGTTTGATCATGGGGATGAGGCCACCTAAATTTCTGAATCCAGAAACGTTTTTAGTGACAAGTTAGGAATCTTGTGTGCTCATCTTGAATGAATACTTCAACCTGCTGCAGCATTGCCCCAAGATCCATATACATAAAGGGTTGTGATCCCACACAGGTGAGCCCAATCCGGAATCTCTCAGATGGGCAGAAGTGTCGAGTGTGCCTGGCTTGGCTGGCTTGGCAGAACCCCCACATGCTCTTCCTGGATGAGCCTACCAACCATCTAGACATTGAGACAATAGATGCTTTGGCTGATGCCATCAATGAGTTTGAGGGTGGCATGATGCTAGTCAGCCATGACTTCCGACTCATCCAACAGGTAGGAGCTTTTGTTCCTCAGGAAGAAAAGGGTTGGGagcatataaaaggaaaaaaagacattggaGGAAAAGGATCCCTCAGGGTTCTGCCAGTTCTTAAGTCATTCCTGGATACAGCTGAGAAGCTGCCTTAATTGGGGGGTGGTGAGGATCTAAAATTCCTGATCTGACCACTTTTATGAGAAGGAACTATTATCCTCCTGGAAGTACTTTgtgttttgggggtggggaggtaaTATAATACACATTGGACTGAGTTACTGAAGGAGGATCATAGGAGCTTAGATTCCACTTAACTGAAAGACATCAGTGGTCATCTTCAACCTCATTTTAGAGGTGAAGATGCTAAGtcctagagaggttaagtaacttgaccatgATTTACACAGCTGTTAAATAGGTGGGAAAGCTGGAGCACCCCTTAGTTTTTCTATAGAGCAGTGACTTGGCCTGGGAAGAAGGGAATCTCACCACCCATCCCTTAGAATAAAACCAAATCTAGTTTTCTATATTGGATTTAAAGAGAACTGAGGGCTATAATTCTTCTTTCAGGTTGCCCAGGAGATTTGGGTCTGTGAGAAGCAGACAATCACCAAGTGGTCTGGTGACATCCTTGCCTACAAGGAACACCTTAAATCCAAGTTGGTGGATGAGGAGCCCCAGCTCACCAAGAGGACCCACAACGTGTGAGCTAGCCACCACAGGTTTGGGTCAGGACCTTGGTCTGGGGACTAAACCATCACTACCCTGACCAACCACCCAGGACTGGACCCCAGGCTATGCTCTTGCATCACGGCAATATTCTCCATCCCTTGccatctcttcccttttccctccattAACTCCCAATTCCTGCCTTAGTAGCACTCTGACCTCTACAGACAATACCTGTCTGTTTCCCACCCTCTCTCTGCTTACCTTTATCCACATCTGGACCACAGTTGGCTGCCCTCCCCATTCCCATATTGTTTACCTTATCCACACTTtgatgttgatgcagtcagggcCACCTGGGGGCAGCCCTGGGGCCCAAACCTTTAAGTTGGGCCACTATGAAGGGAGCCTAGGTTCTGGGAGGTCTGAGGAAGGTTCcaatccctcctccccttcccttgtgcttctgcttctcttcccttctgCTTCTGATTCAGAGCTAGGGACTGGGGCCCTGGTCCTCGTCCTGGTcggtttttaaagaattatttaacaGTGTAACTACCAGATCTGCCTGACACCCCCCCTACAAAGTGtccaataaagaaaaaggaaaaaaaaaggcacagCCACACTTTGCTTCCTTGGCCTGGTACTGTTCCCTCCTCTAGCCCAGCCCCCAATACTGagacacctccccccccccccccccccccccccccccccccgcactgTATAATCAATTGGGGCACTGAGTGGGATCTGATCCTGGGCCAGGTAGAGAGTACACAGGAGCACTGAGCCCCAAGGGAGGCTGGACCCAGCAGACTGAGTGTTAGGGAAGAGAATGAATGGAATTCCCCAAGCcatcccctccccctgccccaatCTGTGGGTCTGTTTGGATTTAGTGCCAGAAAAGGAATCCTGGATCAGAGCAGcttttctcttgattcttttgAAGGACCTGATTTCTGTCAGGCAACCCCAAGGCCTATGCAAAAACTGTGCTGTTTAGTTGGATTCTGCCATTTAGATTTTACTTCTGCCATTTCTGCCATCTAGCCGACTAGCAGCAGGACTCTACAGTCTTCCTTACTTTCAGAGTCTGCTGTGAACCAGCCTCTCcaccatcctcctcctcttcaccCCCCTCACCCATCATCTGTTAGCAAGGAGGCTGGAAGCCCCAGCTTGATCCTAATTCTCATCCATGCCTGAGCCATGGGCCTTGTGGGATGGGAAGCCCAAGTCCTGCCCTCAAAGACTGACTTAGTTGGAGAAATGGTTTTCAAATCAAAGGTTTAGGGGGATGATGCACTGGTGCACACTGagacattctgagaagggggggACGATCATTTGGGCTGGAGTCTGGAGATTTAAgggagaaggtagaattttagctgggCTTTTAGGAATGTGTGGGATTTGGGGACAGGAGCAGGATGTTTCAATGTTTCCAGTGGAAGGGAAAACAGACAAGAGGAAGATGTTAGACACTGAAGATGCTTTTTAATGAACAATGAGGTGGACCACTGGGCTGAAAAGCCTGGGAGCAGGCTGATGTCTGGCACTTAAAGAAGTATCCCTTCACAACTGGCTGTGAGTTCTTAAGAGTCAGGACCTTCAGTTTGAGGGAGCATTGGATGTTAACTAGTGCAGCCCTGAGGTCCAGGCCCTAAGATCCCACAGATTCCAGGACAGGGAggcaggtcctcttgacttcacaCTCGGGGTTCTCTTCACTAGACTTCCTGAGACCCTCAAGGCCTTGGATTCTTCAGAGGTGCCACATGTGTGATTTGAAGTGATACCTGAAATTGCATTATTTACAATTGAATCCTTGGGGATCAACGTTGCCCTCTTTGCACATTAAGTCCCTAAACTATTGCTAAAAGTGGTAAACTTAACAGAATTTGGTAATGAGATTCCCGCCACTCTTTGTGAGGCTAAACACAAATTAGGGAGAGCTAAGTGCTCCTTAATCCCTGGGGCCAAACCAAAATGATGAAAGTAGTCTAGTCTGCAGTTTTCCCTTAGTTTGTCCTCTATTCCTTCTCTCCAACCTTCTGCCCCAAGGCTTCATCCCCTAAACCTTCATGCTGTTCTGCTCTGTCAAGTCTCTTAAAAcagtaaataaaaagaagagataatgCATCCATGCAAAGGTTTCCTAGCTATGAAGGTAGCACTGTATCCAGTTGCTTCTCAAAATAGATGGGATGTGAAGAATGTATCGTGAAATATGGAGGATGTGAGCATTGAAGTTGGGGAGAGAAACCCTAGGACATCCCCCTGTTTCTGCCCCGGCCATCTGTCTGGTCCTGCCACTCCTTCACTGCCCTCCCCAGCAGCTCCAGGCCAGAAGAGTGAGCTGCTCTTTCCTGGCCTATAAGCCTTCATTAGTAGTCTAGGTTAGTGAGCATTCAATTGCTCTCCAGTTGTTCCAGGTGCCTTAGTTTGGCCTCCCTAGGTAGATTGTAAGCTGAGAGTAGAGACAATAGCTTGAGCTTCTGAATCCCTGAATAGTACAGTCCTTGTCCCttagtaggtattcaataaatacttgtacAGCTAGCTGGATTGTTGACACTAGCTGATTATGGGCCTGAGCTCTTTGAGAAATTCTTTGCTTAAGAGCCCTTTGGGAAACAAAATTCCTGACAAGCAGGAGGAGATTGTTGCATCCTCCCTTAGCACCTTAGCAAGGTTTGGAAAGTGTTCCTCTTGGCTGTAACATAACTTAGGTAAAAATTAAGAATTAGTCTGACCATTCTAGAAAGAAATGTGAACTTCTAGAACAGTTAAAAAATATCCCAGGATTAGGCATATATGTCCCATTGAAGTCAAAGGATAGAATGGTCTCACACGCTAGAATAGTATAGCAGCACCTTTTGTGATAGTAAAGAACTGGGAAGAAAGTAGATAGCCATTAATTGGGAAGAACTAAATTGTGCTACACTAAAGGAATCAAGATAAAAGAAGTGATTATTAATAGAAGGCATGGGAggttatgaac
It includes:
- the ABCF2 gene encoding ATP-binding cassette sub-family F member 2, whose product is MPSDLAKKKAAKKKEAAKARQRPRKGHEENGDAVSEPQAVEEKNEEANGKDTLEVDLLTKELEDFEMKKAAARAVTGVLASHPNSTDVHIINLSLTFHGQELLSDTKLELNSGRRYGLIGLNGIGKSMLLSAIGKREVPIPEHIDIYHLTREMPPSDKTPLQCVMEVDTERAMLEREAERLAHEDAECEKLMELYERLEELDADKAEMRASRILHGLGFTPAMQQKKLKDFSGGWRMRVALARALFIRPFMLLLDEPTNHLDLDACVWLEEELKTFKRILVLVSHSQDFLNGVCTNIIHMHNRKLKYYTGNYDQYVKTRLELEENQMKRFHWEQDQIAHMKNYIARFGHGSAKLARQAQSKEKTLQKMMASGLTERVVSDKTLSFYFPPCGKIPPPVIMVQNVSFKYTDDGPCIYNNLEFGIDLDTRVALVGPNGAGKSTLLKLLTGELLPTDGMIRKHSHVKIGRYHQHLQEQLDLDLSPLEYMLKCYPEIKEKEEMRKIIGRYGLTGKQQVSPIRNLSDGQKCRVCLAWLAWQNPHMLFLDEPTNHLDIETIDALADAINEFEGGMMLVSHDFRLIQQVAQEIWVCEKQTITKWSGDILAYKEHLKSKLVDEEPQLTKRTHNV